One Vigna unguiculata cultivar IT97K-499-35 chromosome 7, ASM411807v1, whole genome shotgun sequence genomic region harbors:
- the LOC114190779 gene encoding isoliquiritigenin 2'-O-methyltransferase-like codes for MGSYGGDVVVTTTPREGDDEAFVSAFLLCTSQVFPSVLNAAIELKLFEIIAKATPPNAAMSASEIASKLPTLPTQHVDRLQRMLRLLANYSLLTCSTHINEDGSTDTTYGISCVGKYFVNDETRGSFGPFTTLCQHPTVLELWPNFKDVIVDSEDDLCKKVHGMSFYQCTERDPQLNYIFNKSMANICNLEMNKILEEYKGFEGVSTLVDVGGCTGQTLHMIISKYSTIKGINFDLSHVVEKAPPYPGIQHVGGDMHHYVPKGDAMILKAVLHNWSDEDCLSILKNCHNALPHNGKVVVIEFIAPEEASESNVSKLVSTLDNAMYITSGGKERSEKEYEKLCKLSGFSRFQVVCRAFSVLGTMEFHK; via the exons ATGGGTTCCTATGGAGGTGATGTAGTTGTCACAACCACTCCCAGAGAAGGAGATGATGAAGCTTTCGTTTCTGCTTTTTTACTTTGCACTAGTCAGGTATTTCCTTCAGTGCTCAATGCTGCTATTGAGCTTAAATTGTTTGAAATCATAGCCAAGGCAACACCACCAAATGCAGCCATGTCAGCCTCAGAAATTGCTTCTAAGTTACCAACGTTACCAACACAACACGTAGATAGGCTCCAACGCATGCTGCGTTTGCTTGCCAACTATTCTCTGCTCACTTGTTCCACTCACATCAATGAAGATGGTAGCACTGACACAACTTATGGAATCTCATGTGTTGGAAAATACTTTGTCAATGATGAAACAAGGGGTAGTTTTGGTCCCTTCACAACACTTTGCCAACATCCTACAGTGTTAGAACTTTG GCCAAATTTTAAGGATGTAATAGTTGATTCCGAGGACGACCTATGCAAGAAGGTTCATGGAATGTCTTTCTACCAATGCACTGAAAGAGATCCACAACTGAATTACATTTTCAACAAATCAATGGCTAATATTTGCAACTTAGAAATGAATAAGATTCTTGAAGAGTATAAAGGATTTGAAGGAGTGTCAACTCTGGTTGATGTGGGAGGTTGTACAGGGCAAACTCTGCACATGATAATCTCCAAGTACTCTACAATTAAGGGTATTAATTTTGACTTGTCTCATGTTGTTGAAAAAGCGCCACCTTACCCAG GGATACAGCATGTTGGAGGAGATATGCACCATTATGTACCAAAGGGTGATGCCATGATTCTAAAG GCTGTGTTGCACAATTGGTCAGATGAAGACTGCTTAAGCATTTTGAAGAACTGTCACAATGCACTGCCACATAATGGAAAGGTTGTTGTGATAGAATTTATAGCACCAGAAGAAGCATCAGAGTCTAATGTATCAAAGCTTGTATCCACACTCGACAACGCCATGTATATCACAAGTGGTGGGAAGGAAAGAAGTGAAAAGGAGTACGAGAAATTGTGCAAGCTTTCTGGATTCTCAAGATTTCAAGTTGTCTGTCGTGCTTTTTCTGTCTTAGGAACCATGGAATttcacaaataa